One Ahaetulla prasina isolate Xishuangbanna chromosome 1, ASM2864084v1, whole genome shotgun sequence DNA window includes the following coding sequences:
- the ELAVL1 gene encoding ELAV-like protein 1: protein MSNGYEDHMADDCRDDIGRTNLIVNYLPQNMTQDELRSLFSSIGEVESAKLIRDKVAGHSLGYGFVNYVTAKDAERAINTLNGLRLQSKTIKVSYARPSSEVIKDANLYISGLPRTMTQKDVEDMFSRFGRIINSRVLVDQTTGLSRGVAFIRFDKRSEAEEAISNFNGHKPPGSSEPITVKFAANPNQNKNVALLSQLYHSPARRFGGPVHHQAQRFRFSPMGVDHMSGLSGVNVPGNSSSGWCIFIYNLGQDADEGILWQMFGPFGAVTNVKVIRDFNTNKCKGFGFVTMTNYEDAAMAIASLNGYRLGDKILQVSFKTNKSHK from the exons ATGTCTAATGGTTATGAGGATCACATGGCCGACGACTGCAGGGACGATATTGGAAGGACAAATTTAATCGTGAACTACCTTCCTCAGAACATGACCCAGGACGAGTTGCGGAGCCTCTTTAGCAGCATAGGGGAGGTCGAATCCGCCAAGCTTATTCGTGACAAAGTGGCAG GACACAGCTTGGGTTATGGTTTTGTGAATTACGTGACCGCGAAAGACGCTGAAAGAGCGATAAACACGTTGAATGGCCTGAGACTCCAGTCTAAAACCATCAAG GTGTCGTACGCTCGGCCAAGCTCTGAGGTGATTAAAGATGCAAATTTATACATAAGTGGGCTGCCACGGACAATGACTCAGAAGGACGTCGAAGACATGTTTTCACGGTTCGGACGCATTATCAACTCGCGCGTGCTGGTTGATCAGACTACAG GCTTGTCCCGTGGGGTTGCTTTCATCCGGTTTGACAAGAGATCGGAAGCTGAAGAAGCCATTTCAAACTTCAATGGCCACAAGCCGCCGGGCTCCTCCGAACCCATCACGGTGAAGTTCGCCGCCAACCCAAACCAGAACAAAAACGTGGCCCTCCTGTCACAGCTCTACCACTCCCCAGCTAGACGGTTTGGGGGGCCTGTCCATCACCAAGCCCAAAGATTCAG GTTCTCTCCCATGGGTGTAGATCACATGAGTGGGCTTTCTGGTGTAAATGTCCCAGGAAACTCCTCTTCGGGCTGGTGTATCTTCATCTACAACCTCGGCCAAGATGCCGATGAGGGAATCCTCTGGCAGATGTTTGGCCCCTTTGGCGCGGTGACTAATGTGAAAGTCATCCGTGACTTCAACACCAACAAGTGTAAAGGCTTTGGCTTTGTGACAATGACAAACTATGAAGACGCCGCCATGGCCATAGCGAGTCTTAACGGCTACCGGCTGGGGGACAAAATCTTGCAGGTTTCCTTCAAAACCAACAAGTCCCACAAATAA